A portion of the Macaca mulatta isolate MMU2019108-1 chromosome 2, T2T-MMU8v2.0, whole genome shotgun sequence genome contains these proteins:
- the ZNF619 gene encoding zinc finger protein 619 isoform X5: protein MQRALYREVMLENYANVTSLSAFPFSKPDLIFQLEQGEAAWGPDPWTLAGGEALRGMCTGGKTKTKNEEQTAQLNISKESESHRLIVEGLLVNIPQHPDFKDRLEKSQHDTGKKTNIGDCTDLTVQDYKSSTIEREEIARKLEESSVSTHLITKQDFAKEQVFYKCGECGSYYNPHSDFHQHQRIHTNERPYTCKECGKTFRYNSKLSWHQNIHTGEKPYSCEECGQAFGQNSHLFQHQKLHGGQRPYECTDCGKTFSYNSKLIEHQRIHTGEKPFKCKECGKVFRCSYDCIIHERIHTGEKPYECKECEKSLSSNSILIQHQRIHTGEKPYECKECGKAFHHSSVFLQHKRFHTGEQLYKCNECWKTFSCSSHFIVHQRIHTGEKPYECQECGKTFSQKITLVQHQRVHTGEKPYECKECGKAFRWNASFIQHQKWHTRKKLINGTGLSAVKPYCSSAVLSPLPPQHACSTPAPPGPPLSSSHAVVLPPSLPFFLLLPSSEKASPSPVQIVHFFQDLASSGKSSPHSPNPLSHSL, encoded by the exons ATGCAGCGGGCCCTGTACAGGGAGGTGATGCTGGAGAATTATGCAAATGTGACTTCCTTGT cAGCATTTCCATTCTCCAAACCAGATCTGATATTCCAGCTGGAGCAAGGAGAAGCAGCATGGGGCCCAGATCCCTGGACACTTGCTGGGGGAGAGGCCCTGAGAGGCATGTGCACAG GTGGTAAAACCAAGACTAAGAATGAGGAACAAACTGCACAGCTAAACATTTCTAAAGAATCAGAGTCCCACAGACTGATAGTGGAGGGACTGCTGGTGAACATTCCCCAGCACCCTGACTTCAAGGACAGGTTAGAGAAGTCACAACATGATacagggaagaaaacaaatataggGGATTGCACAGATTTGACAGTCCAGGATTATAAATCTTCCACCATTGAAAGGGAGGAGATAGCCAGGAAATTGGAAGAAAGTAGTGTCAGCAcacatctcattacaaagcaagACTTTGCCAAAGAACAGGTGTTTTATAAATGTGGTGAGTGTGGCAGTTACTACAACCCACATTCAGACTTTCACCagcatcagagaattcacactaATGAGAGGCCTTACACATGCAAAGAATGTGGGAAAACCTTCAGATACAACTCAAAACTGTCATGGCATCAGAATatccacactggagagaaaccatactCATGTGAGGAATGTGGACAAGCCTTTGGTCAAAATTCCCACCTTTTTCAGCATCAGAAGCTCCATGGTGGACAGAGGCCCTATGAATGCACTGACTGTGGGAAAACCTTCAGCTATAATTCAAAACTGATTGAGCATCAGAGAATCCATACTGGGGAGAAGCCCTttaaatgtaaggaatgtgggaaagtctTCAGGTGTAGCTATGACTGCATCATCCATGAACGAATtcacactggggagaagccctatgaatgtaaggagTGTGAGAAGAGTTTGAGTTCTAATTCAATTCTGATTCAGCATCAGAGAATCCACACTGGggagaaaccttatgaatgtaaAGAGTGTGGCAAGGCCTTCCACCACAGTTCAGTATTTCTTCAGCACAAGAGGTTCCACACTGGGGAACAACTCTACAAATGTAATGAATGTTGGAAAACTTTCAGTTGTAGCTCCCACTTCATAGTGCATCAGAGAATCCACACTggggagaaaccctatgaatgccAGGAATGTGGGAAGACATTCAGTCAGAAGATCACTCTGGTTCAGCATCAGCGAGTTCACACTGGGGAGAAACCTTATGAGTGTAAGGAGTGCGGGAAAGCCTTCAGATGGAATGCAAGTTTCATTCAGCATCAGAAGTGGCATACTAGAAAGAAACTCATCAATGGAACAGGGCTATCTGCAGTTAAGCCCTACTGCTCCTCTGCtgtcctctctcctctgcctccccaacATGCCTGCTCTACCCCAGCCCCACCAGGGCCTCCCTTATCTTCTTCACATGCAGTGGTACTTCCTCCCTCTTTGCCTTTCTTCCTGCTGCTTCCCTCATCTGAAAAGGCCAGTCCTTCACCTGTCCAAATAGTACATTTCTTTCAGGATCTCGCTTCTTCTGGGAAGTCATCCCCTCATAGCCCAAATCCTTTGTCTCACTCCCTGTAA